The following DNA comes from Methanothermus fervidus DSM 2088.
CTTTCTTAATTTCATTCATAACCGTGAATATTATTGCAGATGCTATGCAAATAACCAAACCTCTACTTACAGTAACACCGCATGTTTCTGCAAGACTAATATCTTTAATTACATAGCTTAATTTTAAGATAAGTTGTAAAACATAGGGGATTCGTAAATATGTACCACTTCCTTCACCAGTCATTACAAATATTAAGAAATTTACAATTCCAAATGTAAAGGAAATTAATAAAAATAAGATAACAATGGTTGCAAGAGATATTCTCCAATTTATCTTTATTTTAGATCTATAAATAGCAAAACATGAAGCTATGAGTGCAACGAACATCCTAACGAGATTTCCACCACCAAGCCCTGGTATCAAACTTGCAGCGGTTAAACGATCTCTCGCATGTGAAATTATAGGCATGCCAAATAATCTGCTTGTATAAAGAAATACTGCTTCTGTGATACAAATTATCCCAACTATGAATATTAATGAATTTTTTAAATTATTTTCAAGAGAATATTTAGTTATCCAAAAAGCTAAAACTCCAACCAAAATAAAAGATAATATAGCTTCTATTATTGCTGCTATTATAAATAAACTTGGGAAATTTAAAATACGGTGTTTATTTATTTTATTTTTGAGGTTTTCAGCAGTCTTTACAGGGTCTTTAGATAATATTACGTTTTTCTCGTTTTTAGACATTGTCATAATAGCTTTTCCAACTTCTCCTTTCCTATTATCATCAACAATAATGAATTTTTTGTCTGCTTTAATTACCTCCAAAGAATCAATTAAATTCTGCTTTCTCAGTTCATTTTTTGGTAAGTTAAATTTACCTAATATTACGACATCAAATTCCTGAGAGTATGCAGCATGTAAAAGATAAAATCCACCAACAATGTCTAAATCAGATATAGTATACACCTTATATCCAGGTATATTCATGTGTGTGACATTTTCATCTAGCACCAGAACTGTTGGTTGAGGATTTGGACCAAAAATTAAAGCTACCAATATCATTGTTATTATTAAAGTCCCAAATAATGAAGGAACACTTAGCTTTACATTCACTTTACCACCAATCGAGCTAAATTTTAGTAAATTGGCAATAAAATAATTTTTTACTTCTAAAATTTTTACTTATTTCAATTCTTGATAAAATTTTTCCTCTTATCATGAGATGTATTAAAGAAAATTTAATGTTGTTGTATGTACAAAAATATTACAAGCTAAAAAATATTGACAACCGGTGAGTTAAAAATGCTAATTGAAACTCCAAGGCATTTTGAAACTATTGGCGCTGTCAAACTTTATGATATACAACGAGTTATCAAATTGGATTCCGAATTATCTGATAATCCTTTGTTTTACACTTTTTCAAAATCAGATTTACATAAAGTTTTAAATGATCTTTCTATTGTAATTCCAATAAAAAACGAAAGAATTAATTTATTTGATGGTGCATTACGTTCAATCCCTCATAATTGTCCAATAATTGTAGTGTCAAATAGCAATGAAAAAAGATGTAAAGTTGAAAAGGAAGTTGTTAAACAATTTTACAATGTCACAGAACATCCTATAATGTATATCCACCAAAAAGACCCAAATGTTGCCCTAGCGTTTAAAGAATTAAAATATTATGATATACTCAATGGCAAAGGTGAATTTGTGAGAGATGGCAAAGGAGAAGGCATGATAATTGGTATTTTAGTGGCAAAAGCAATTGGAAGTAAATATGTTGGATTTGTAGATGCAGATAATTATCTACCATCTTCGATTTATGAATATGTTTTGGATTTTGCTGCAGGCATTAAAATGTCAAAATCTCCATATTCTATGGTAAGGCTTAGATGGAAATATAAGCCTAAATTAATAAAAAACAAAGTTTACTTTAAAAGATGGGGTCGTGTGTCACGAGTAACAAACAAATTCTTAAATAAACTCATAGGACATTATCTTGGGTATAAAACTACAATAATGAAGACAGCTAATTCTGGCGAACATGCTATGAGTATTGAACTTGCTAATAAACTAGCATATTCTTCTGGTTATTCTATTGAACCATTTGAAATTATTTATATTCTTGAGAATTTTGGGAAATCAGATGGAAACAAAATTGTTGAGATATTCCAGATAGAAACATTGAATCCACATATTCATGAAAACAAGGGGGAAGAACATATAAATAATATGATCCACGATTCTTTGTCAACGATATATCATAGTAAGCTAGCCAATAAAAACATAAAGCTTGAAATAATTGAAGAGTTGAAGAAAAGAAATGTATTGAAAGATAAAGAAGAACCAAAGAAAAATATTATGATGTCTCCAATAGAAACTTTAGATGAAAAATCTTTTATTGAAATTGTAAGGGATTCTGAAGGATTTATAGAATTAAGGTGATTATTTTGTATGTTATTTTTACAGATCTAGATAATACTTTACTTGACAGTAGGTATTCATATGAAGATGCAAAAGATGTATTAGAGATATTGAAGGAAAAAGAGATTCCTATAGTGTTTTGTTCTGCAAAAACTAAATATGAACAAGAAGTTATAAGGAAAAAAATTGGAATCAAGGACCCTTTCATTGTTGAAGATGGGTCGGCCATATACATACCAAAAAATTACTTTGGATCACGTAAGGGAAAAGTTATAGATGATTATGAGGTTATAGTGTTAGGAACTAAAATAAATAAAATACGAGAAGAAATAGAAAAACTTCAAAGAAAATATCATATAATCGGGTATCAGGACATGAGTATCAAAGAAATTTCAGAAGTTACAGGTCTTAATTTTAAAGATTCAAAATTAGCAAAAAATAGGGAGTTTAGTGAGACTATTGTAGAGGCTGAAAATAAAGCAATTGAAGAACTAAAGAAAAAATTTAATGTAGTAATAGGTGGAAGATTTATCCATGTATTTGGTAAAAACGCTGACAAAGGAAAAGCTGTTAAATTATTAACAAAATTCTATAAAGAAAAATATGGGGAAGTAAAAACGATAGGCATTGGTGATTCCTATACAGATGAACCTATGCTAAGAGTTGTAGACATTCCTGCAATAGTGAAGGGACAAGATGGTAAATGGGTAAATTTAAAAATTAAGAACCTATATAGAGCTAATGGCGTTGGACCAAAAGGATGGTCAAAAGTTATAAAAAAATTCATTTTGAGTGATAAAGATGTCTAATAATAAGTATGTTATCCATTTAGTTCCACATACCCATTATGATGCTGTGTGGGTTTTCACAAAAGAAGACTATTTCTACATTAATATTGACATGATTTTAAAGAAAGTTTTAAAATTGATTGAAAATTCTGAGGAATACAAATTTCTGTTAGAGCAGGTATACCTTCTTGAAGAAATTGAAAAAAGATATCCTAAGATGTTTAAAAAAATAAAGAAATATATAAAAGAAGGCAGGATAGAAATCGCAGATGGAGAATATTTAATGGCAGACACAATGTTGCCACAGGAAGAAACATTAGTAAGAGAAATAATGGTGGGTAAAAATTATGTAAAGGAAAAATTTGGTGTAGATGTTGATGTAATGTGGCAAGCAGATAGTTTTGGTCTCAATGCTCAATTACCTCAAATTTATAGGAAATGTGGATACAAATATTTAGCATTTCGTAGAGGTTCTCCTGAGAATAATCCATCTGAATTTTTGTGGGAAGGATTAGATGGTACACGAATTTTATCACATTTTATGCCACTTGGATATAGGGCTGGGTTAAATCTCGAAAAAATAGATGAAAACTTTAAAAAATTAAAGGAACTATCAGCAACTAATCACATATTGATGCCCTCTGGTAGCGGAGTTACAATGCCTCAAAAAGAAACAATTGAATTTGTTAAAAAGTGGAACAGAAGCCATAAAAATTCAAAAATAAAAATTTCTACACCTAAAGAATTTTTTAAGTCATTAGAGGATTTAAATCCTGATTTACCAATAAGAAAAGGTGAAATGTATAGTGGTAAATATTCCGAAGTATTTCCAGACGTTGCATCCAGTAGAATATGGATAAAAAAAGCACTAAGAAAATTTGAAAATTGGCTTTATACCTTTGAAAGATTCTCAACAATTAATTTTTTGTTAAATTCACATTATCCAGAGGAGCTTCCTGAATCATGGAAAAAATTGTTATTTATGGCATTTCATGATGTAGCTCCTGGAACTGGCGTAGATGTGTGTTATAATGAAGTTAAAGAAAATATAAAATCTTTAGAAAGATTATTAAATGATTTAACTCCACAAATTTTGATGTCAATAGTTGAGAAGGGAGATAAGGAAGGAGACGTTGTAGTATATAATCCATTGTCATGGGACTCAAAAAATTGGGTAGAAGTAGATTTAAAATTTGATAAAGGAGCTATAAAAGATATCAAGGGACTGAAATGTGGTGAAGAAGAAATAGATGTGGAAGTTATAAAATTTAGGAAGTATGACGATGGTTCTATAAAGACAGCCAGAATTGGTTTTATTGCAGAAGTTCCTGCCCTTGGTTATAAAATATATAAGATATTACAGCGACCCCCAAAATCAAAGACAGGTGTTCTGGAAGTTAGTGATAACAGTGTCCGCAATAAATTTTTTGAAATTAAATTCTCCCCAGATACTGGTTTGATTAAAATTGTGAAAAATGGCGAAGAAATATGTGAAGGAAATGAAATTGTGATTGAAGAAGAAATAGGCGATTTATACTATCATAAAGAGGGGATTAGTGGTCCATTAAAAACAGAGTCAGGTGAAGGTATAAAGTACGGTGCATTCAAAGTTAAAGACATTAAAATAACTGGATCGAAATTAAGAAAAATTATTAACATTGCTGTGGATTATTATTCTTTGAGATGGCCATATAGATTAACAAAAAAATGGAAACCAAGAATTTGGAGACATAAATTCCTGAAATGTAAGAAAAAAATTATTGTGTATAGAGATATTCCAAGGATAGATTTTGTTATAGATGTCGAAAATAGACATCCAAGGACCAGACTTAGAGTTAAGTTTAATACACCAATTGATGAACCAACATATAAATCAGATACTCAATTTGGTGCTATAACTAGAAAAACAAATCAATATTATTTTAATCCAAAAGATTGGAAAGAAAAACCTAGTGGTGTCTACCCAACACTTCGGTGGATAGATTATAGTAATGGGAAGATAGGTGTAGCATTAATCAATTTTGGGAACCCAGAACATGAAATAAGAGATAGGACGATATATCTCACATTATTGAGATCTGTAGATGTTCTTTCAACTGATGGAAAACCTGGTCCTGTAATCCCTGTCCCTGATGCAAGAGAATTTAAAAGATATGAATTTTGGTATTCCATTTATCCACATACAGGTAATTGGAAAGATAGTAAAGTCTATAAGCAAGGGTATGAATTTAATTATGGATTAATTGGATTTCAAATTAATAAAAAAGTTTCTGAAAACAAAAAATCCTTCCTAAAAATAGAACCTGATAACGTAATATTAACAGCGTTCAAAAAATCAGAAAGGGATGATTCTGTAATTATAAGATTCTACGAGGCTGCTGGCATTGAAAGCGATGTTAAGATTAAGCTATTTAAAAAACCTAAAAATGTAGAAACTGTCGACATATTAGAAAGAAAAACTAATGAATTTAATAAAAATTTAAAAGTAGAAAATAATAAAATATACCTCAAAATTAAACCTTTTGAAATCATAACACTTAAATTGAAATTTTAAGGGAGGAAAAACATGGGGAAATTATTTGGAACATTTGGTGTAAGAAAAATAGCAAACAAAGGATTAACACCAGAATTTGCATCAAAGTTAGCTTGTGCCTATGGATCATTAGTTGATGGTAAAATAGCAGTTGGTGGAGATACAAGAACTTCTACAATCATGATCAAACACGCAGTAATAGCAGGTTTACTTTCTAGTGGTTGTGATGTTGTAGATCTTGGTATTTTACCTACACCAGCAGTCCAATATGCTGTAAGAAATTATTATGATGGTGGAGTTATTATAACTGCTTCACATAATCCTCCTCAATATAATGGAATAAAATTTGTAGATGAAGATGGAATAGGTATACCAAAAAATATGGAAGATAAAGTTGAAAATTTGTTTTTTAAGAACAAATTTAAGAGAGTTAAATGGGAAAACATTGGTAAGATAGAAAATGTGGATATACTTGATGAATACAAGAACGAAATCATAAAGAGAGTTAACAAAGATGTAATAGAGGATTCAAACATAAAAGTTGTAGTGGATGCTGGTTGTGGAGCTGCATCTTATGTAACCCCTTATGTCTTAAGAGAACTTGGATGTGAAGTAATTACTTTAAATTGTCAGCCAGATGGATTTTTCCCAGGTAGAAATCCAGAGCCTACAGAAGAAAATTTAAAAGATCTAATGAAGACTGTTAAGGCAGTTGGAGCAGATATTGGAATTGCACATGATGGGGACGCTGATAGGACTATATGTATAGACGAGAATGGAAATTTTGTTTATGGTGACAAAACATTTGCACTAGTGGAAAAAAAGATGTTACAAGATAATGGCGGTGGATTGATTGTAACAACGGTTGCAACTTCATCAGTTATATATGATGTAGCAGAAGAGTATGGTGGAGAGGTTGTAACAACGCCTGTTGGAGATCTATTAGTTGCTAGAGAATTAAAAAGAAGAAATGGTTTGTTTGGCGGAGAAGAAAACGGAGGACTTATATTTCCAGACTTTGTATATGGGCGAGATGGAGCACTTTCAGCTGCTAAAATAGTTGAAATAATGGCAGAAGAGAAAAAACCACTTTCAAAACTTGTTGCAGAACTTCCACAATATTATTCAGAAAAAGAGAAAGTTGAGTGTCCAGAAGAAATGAAAGACGAGGTACTGAAAAAATTGTTGGAGAAGGTTGAAAATGACCCATCTGTGAAAAATATAGATACAACTGATGGTGTTAAAGTATTTAAGGATGAAGGCTGGGTAATCATGCGTCCATCTGGCACTGAGCCTATATTTAGATGTTTTGCTGAAAGTAAAAACAAAGAAGATGCAAAAAAATTAGTTAAATGGGGAATTAAATTAATTAAGGAATGTAAAACTTAAACAAATTTAGTTTTATTAGGAAAGCCGAAAGTTTTTTATACTACAAAAGTATTAAAAGGAATATACTTACTTAACAAATTTTAGAAAATTTTTTATTGAAAAATTCTGTGCAGGAACCTATGTAAACTACAAAAATTTTAGGTGAGTGGATGGATCAATATTTACCCCCAGATAAAATAATGATATTAATACTATCTTTTTTGGCATTTTTAACAATAATAATAGTTGCAATTCAATGGAGACGCGTTAGAGAAGCTGAAAATAATGTAAAATTATTGGAAAAGGAAATTGAATTAAAAAAAATAGCATTAGTTGAAAAAGACATTGAAGCAAAGAAATTAATGGAGTCAGCCATTACATTGCCTAAAGACCAGCAAGAGAAATTAGCAAAAATAAGAAAAGATACATCTAAATTAATGAAGCAAATCAGGTATCTACAAAATGAAATTGAAGTTAGATTATCTAGACTTGAAGCACAAACAGAATTTAAAAAATTACAAGAAATGCTTAAAAAGATAAAAAATAAAGAATCGGAATTAGAAAGAAGATTAAAGAAATTCTAGGAGTGAGATTATGAGTCCTGCAGAATTGTTGGCTGTTCTAATTTTGGCAGGTGCAATATTGCTTTTAATATATTATTACATAAATGAACCAAGGCAAATAGATGTAGTGAAGTCTAGAGTGCTTGGTAGGAGAGAAGGAGAAATGACTAAGAAGGCATATAAAATTGGTGACAAAATAATGTCTAAAGTGAAAGAAGTACCAATCAGTACAGATACAATATCAAAAAAAATAGATGCATTTTTAGAAGAGAAAAGTGATGAATTAATAAAAGATTGGTCACTAGCAACTAAAGACGACATTTCAAAATTAGAAAAGCGGTTAAACGCTGTTTTTAGAAACATAGATGAGTTAGAACATAGATTCAATGAATATAGAGAACATACAAATAGAAAGTTTAAATCTATTGAAGAAAGAATAAAAAGACTAGAAGAAAGTGTATTTAAAAAATGACTTGAGGTAAATGATGGATGACAGAGATATATCTTTAATTGCAGGAGTTGGTGTATTAGTAGGTATTATTGGGATAATCATTACTTCCAACATGTCACTGACACCTGAAGTTAAGATAGACCAAATAGGGCAGGAAAGTATTGGTAAAAAAATAAAGATCAGTGGTTTTGTTGAGAAGATTTCAAAGTCTAAGAGCGGTACATATTTTTTAACAGTTAGGGATTGCAGTGGATTAATACCTGTAGTAATCTTTTCGTCTCTTGCAGAAAAAATGAAAGATAATGGTATCATAATTGAAGAATTTAGCAAAAAATTTATAAATGTTGAAGGAAGAGTCTCTGTGTACAAAGGAGAACTCGAAATTATACCAGATTCTAAAACAAGTATAAAGGAGTGCATATGAAAAAAAATGAACTAAAAATATTTATACCATCTTTACTGTATTTGCTTTTAGCATTAATACCAACTTTAAAATATCAATGGCCTTTAAGCTGGGATATATTTTATCATGTTCATGTGGCTAAACTTCAGTTAGAAAGCTGGCCAACTTTTTGGGATAATTTAACTTGTGCACCATATGGAAGACCAATTTATTATCCTCCATTATTTCATTATTTTCTTTCTTTTTTTGCATGGATTTTAAATTTAAACCCACTATTACTTGCAAAATTCTTACAACCTGTGTTTGCATCTCTAACAATGTTATCATTTACATATTTTATAAGTAAAATATATGATGCCAGAATGGCAGTTTTATCTGGATTTATGTTATTTTTATCACCATTATTTTTCAGGATGATGTTACCAATACCAGAAACAATGGCAATGATTTTTGTGCCAGCTGCATTTTATTTTTATTTTAAAAACACTCAAAAAAGTAGTATAATTGCTGGAATATTTTTAGGTTTGAGTTCTTTAACACATCTTCTAACTGCAGGCATTGCCTTAACAATTTTAACAATATTTACACTAGCAAAAAGAAGAAATAAAAATTATTGGATAATGCTTGTTGTTAGCACTATAATTCTGAGTATTTGGTTTATCCCACTTATATTAAAATATGGATATTTATTCAGGCCTCCACCACCTGAAATAATACCTCCAACGAGATATCCAATGGTTCTTGGAATAATTCCATCCATCTTTGCATTGCCAGGTATTTACTTTGCATTTCAAAAAAGAAGAGAAAACAATGTTTTTATACTAGTTTGGCTGATAACAACGTTGTCAATTTCAATGCTTTACATCTTTGGTGTTAAATTACTTGTTGATAGAATACTCTATTTTGCAATTTACCCATTGGCTACTTTGGCAAGCCTCACAATTTTAAAAATTGAAAATAGAAAAATTAGACTGTTATTGATTTTGGCACTGATTTTTGCATCTATTATTTCTGGATATTCAACAATAAAATCTTTGAAGCCTGTAATTACTGAAAGCCAATATCAGGTTGTGAAATGGTTTGAAAAATATGGTGATAAAAAGAGTGTAGTTATAAGTGCTGATTATAGATTAGAACCAATGATAGTTTCGATTGCAAGGCAACCAGTTTCTGCTGGGGGATATGCACCTGGAATGCTTCGAACAATTTGTATAAAAAAATATTTGGAAAATAAATTTACTGAAGAAGATATAAAAAAGGACAAAGT
Coding sequences within:
- a CDS encoding conserved hypothetical protein (KEGG: mth:MTH1583 hypothetical protein~SPTR: Q7LYP9 Conserved protein~PFAM: Oligosaccharyl transferase STT3 subunit), which produces MKKNELKIFIPSLLYLLLALIPTLKYQWPLSWDIFYHVHVAKLQLESWPTFWDNLTCAPYGRPIYYPPLFHYFLSFFAWILNLNPLLLAKFLQPVFASLTMLSFTYFISKIYDARMAVLSGFMLFLSPLFFRMMLPIPETMAMIFVPAAFYFYFKNTQKSSIIAGIFLGLSSLTHLLTAGIALTILTIFTLAKRRNKNYWIMLVVSTIILSIWFIPLILKYGYLFRPPPPEIIPPTRYPMVLGIIPSIFALPGIYFAFQKRRENNVFILVWLITTLSISMLYIFGVKLLVDRILYFAIYPLATLASLTILKIENRKIRLLLILALIFASIISGYSTIKSLKPVITESQYQVVKWFEKYGDKKSVVISADYRLEPMIVSIARQPVSAGGYAPGMLRTICIKKYLENKFTEEDIKKDKVKYVVIRSNMKKPKFGKLVYQNKDYKIYVLSFQ